A region of Fibrobacter sp. UWP2 DNA encodes the following proteins:
- a CDS encoding M48 family metallopeptidase: MLCRFLLISLMLSGFAFAENLTLALPDSLSQLVSKATAQTMALKYGDAMATAKTLRSHNEGAGCVLENIVRISIYDDLGDTAALFTAGKQLEKCKSEGMWDALRKFELGYVQSETGHSVSGALKTRSAAKMFEDSKDQEARAFYAIYAYYVDKSFSWVPFKSDHREEYLAVLDSASKKSTRFWPLFLTPLIWMHYDKEDFNTGLKLAERGLAKAPNHPVMLQIKADMLYRLKRYDEAADIYEKSAADYMKRKGASIRYWCSVLNLIRIYHDAGKKDKAAEQRAKLDDPKYRAIESWMPGSLMDDLKKRKLL; the protein is encoded by the coding sequence ATGCTGTGTCGTTTTTTGTTGATATCGCTTATGCTGTCGGGTTTCGCCTTTGCCGAAAACCTCACGCTTGCGCTGCCCGATTCGCTTTCGCAACTCGTTTCGAAGGCGACCGCCCAGACGATGGCGCTCAAGTATGGCGACGCGATGGCGACGGCAAAAACGTTGCGGAGCCATAACGAGGGGGCGGGTTGCGTTCTCGAGAACATTGTGCGCATTAGCATTTACGATGACCTCGGCGATACGGCCGCCCTGTTTACCGCGGGCAAGCAGTTGGAAAAATGCAAGTCTGAGGGCATGTGGGACGCGCTTCGCAAGTTCGAATTGGGTTACGTACAAAGTGAAACGGGGCACTCCGTGTCGGGAGCGCTCAAAACGCGATCTGCCGCCAAGATGTTCGAGGATTCCAAGGACCAGGAGGCCCGCGCCTTTTACGCCATTTATGCCTACTATGTGGACAAGAGTTTTAGCTGGGTGCCGTTTAAGTCGGACCACCGCGAAGAGTACCTGGCGGTGCTCGACAGTGCCTCCAAAAAATCAACTCGCTTTTGGCCCCTTTTTTTGACGCCGTTAATTTGGATGCACTACGACAAGGAGGACTTCAATACAGGTCTTAAACTTGCCGAGCGCGGGCTTGCCAAGGCGCCCAACCACCCGGTGATGCTCCAGATCAAGGCCGACATGCTTTACCGCCTCAAGCGTTACGATGAGGCCGCCGATATTTACGAGAAGAGCGCAGCCGATTATATGAAGCGCAAGGGCGCGTCCATTCGTTACTGGTGCTCGGTGCTGAACCTCATTCGCATTTACCATGACGCCGGCAAAAAGGACAAGGCCGCCGAACAGCGCGCCAAGCTGGACGACCCCAAGTACAGGGCCATCGAGAGCTGGATGCCCGGTTCCTTGATGGATGATCTCAAAAAACGTAAACTATTGTAA
- a CDS encoding NYN domain-containing protein: protein MPTKKVLRIAFFIDGFTLKKVNEYYRQFHPYHTRLNFRGLKSWTRREAVKLFAQERSGVVMECHYYHPYRKSKYRRGNGIVGFERELRHVGFNIHYAETATLGRHTPNIGLMDDAMMFASYGHFDVAVLLSTQAQYSPFPEMLRCCGVRTLVLGWNFAYPKDDRWICWKTDEGLREKCDYYVAMEQVANAHPPVDPGEVGLFEKAPTGFRQTA from the coding sequence ATGCCTACTAAAAAAGTCCTTCGCATCGCCTTCTTTATAGACGGCTTCACCTTAAAGAAGGTGAACGAATATTACCGCCAGTTCCACCCTTACCACACGCGCTTGAACTTTCGCGGGCTCAAGAGCTGGACGCGCCGCGAAGCCGTAAAGCTGTTCGCGCAAGAGCGTAGCGGCGTGGTTATGGAGTGCCACTACTATCATCCGTACCGGAAGTCCAAATACAGGAGAGGGAACGGGATTGTGGGCTTTGAGCGCGAGCTGCGCCATGTGGGCTTCAACATCCACTATGCCGAGACGGCGACTCTGGGGCGTCATACGCCGAACATCGGCCTCATGGACGACGCCATGATGTTTGCCTCTTACGGGCATTTTGACGTGGCTGTGCTGCTCAGTACGCAGGCGCAGTATTCGCCTTTCCCCGAGATGCTCCGCTGCTGCGGGGTGCGCACGCTGGTGCTGGGCTGGAACTTTGCCTACCCCAAGGACGACCGCTGGATTTGCTGGAAGACGGACGAGGGATTGCGGGAAAAATGCGACTACTACGTGGCCATGGAGCAGGTGGCGAACGCCCACCCGCCGGTGGACCCGGGCGAGGTAGGGCTCTTTGAAAAAGCGCCAACGGGATTTAGGCAAACGGCCTAG
- a CDS encoding ABC transporter substrate-binding protein: MLKINSLRTFLRPFLGSRLGLFCVLAALLCVPACFLGACGSGEETPSCSDDGQFKAVQYSKLFRLGTACGKPAAQIMSIVGGDTLVKEIVFEKPVKRAVVLSSAQIGYMARLGAADRIVGVGEGKYVVDSSLYGKVAEVGNGPALSLEKVADLKPDMVMTFATGGGKDDYEHLQKLGLPLILTSEWQEQNPLAKAEWIKLFGMMLDEGDGAMVRRADSIFKAETVHYAKTYIRRAPPKKKKRPRVLAGMAYGGVWYAPGGKSFTATLIQDAGGLYLWAGDTTRELRLSLEEVLALADSADVWVNPGMFSKPDEILAAEPRVANIKAFREKRVCQNDGIKGPGDGNDFYEGAVARPAELLENMNRCLYQEIGADNGVNSPKPAYKWYRNIYNF; encoded by the coding sequence ATGTTAAAAATCAACAGTTTACGAACATTTTTGCGCCCGTTCCTGGGGTCCAGGTTGGGGCTGTTTTGCGTTTTGGCGGCGCTTTTGTGTGTGCCGGCATGTTTTTTGGGTGCTTGTGGCTCGGGTGAGGAAACTCCCTCGTGTAGTGACGACGGGCAGTTCAAGGCAGTCCAGTATAGCAAGCTTTTTCGTTTGGGGACGGCATGCGGCAAGCCCGCCGCCCAGATCATGTCGATTGTGGGTGGGGATACTCTGGTCAAGGAGATTGTGTTTGAGAAGCCCGTCAAGCGGGCGGTGGTGCTCTCGTCGGCTCAAATTGGCTACATGGCAAGGCTCGGAGCTGCGGACCGCATTGTGGGTGTGGGCGAGGGCAAGTACGTGGTCGACAGCAGCCTGTACGGCAAGGTCGCCGAGGTGGGGAACGGTCCTGCGCTTTCGCTCGAGAAGGTGGCGGACCTCAAGCCCGACATGGTGATGACCTTTGCGACCGGCGGCGGCAAAGACGATTACGAACACCTGCAAAAATTGGGACTCCCGCTGATCCTTACCTCGGAGTGGCAAGAACAGAACCCGCTTGCCAAGGCAGAGTGGATTAAGTTGTTCGGAATGATGCTCGACGAAGGGGACGGGGCGATGGTGCGCCGTGCGGACTCGATTTTTAAGGCAGAGACGGTTCATTACGCCAAGACTTATATACGCCGCGCTCCACCAAAAAAGAAAAAGCGTCCGCGTGTTTTGGCCGGGATGGCCTATGGTGGCGTGTGGTACGCACCCGGGGGCAAAAGTTTTACCGCGACCCTAATCCAAGATGCGGGAGGCCTTTACCTGTGGGCAGGTGACACGACCCGCGAGTTGCGCCTGTCGCTCGAGGAGGTGCTTGCCCTTGCCGACAGTGCCGACGTGTGGGTGAATCCGGGAATGTTCTCGAAGCCCGACGAAATATTGGCTGCGGAGCCGCGTGTCGCGAACATCAAGGCGTTCAGGGAAAAACGCGTGTGCCAAAATGACGGGATTAAGGGCCCTGGCGACGGCAACGATTTTTACGAGGGGGCTGTGGCTCGACCTGCTGAGCTGTTGGAAAACATGAACCGGTGCTTGTATCAGGAGATAGGGGCTGATAATGGTGTCAATTCGCCAAAGCCCGCTTACAAATGGTATAGAAATATTTATAATTTCTAA
- a CDS encoding cyclic nucleotide-binding domain-containing protein, which yields MKAPTGIGDWIASTYESRVPFLQQVPRDCADFLLLNAQIREYDAGEVIIQGGVEGDCFCVMQSGRARVCGQFLPDGHYNVLAYIESGACFAEMSILCNELTSNTIIADDEGCTVLQIPKAEFVKFLDKNPNIMVYLYKVVADNLRVKNQAFDEFQRLSLLASGKVLPFIDFAQTMEKSRITGTVVCESHGERGFVAFREGRICCAKCGKLAGPDALEKILSWGDDSLFKLDTHLMPEVVNINQQADTTSLILDALRNIDEKQGAQKK from the coding sequence ATGAAAGCTCCTACTGGAATTGGTGATTGGATTGCCTCGACTTATGAATCTAGAGTGCCTTTTTTGCAACAGGTGCCTAGGGATTGTGCCGACTTTTTACTGTTGAATGCGCAGATTCGCGAGTACGATGCCGGCGAAGTGATTATTCAAGGTGGTGTCGAGGGCGACTGTTTTTGCGTGATGCAGAGTGGTCGTGCCCGCGTGTGCGGTCAGTTTTTGCCCGACGGTCATTACAATGTGCTCGCCTACATCGAGAGCGGCGCTTGCTTTGCCGAGATGTCCATTCTTTGTAACGAGCTCACCAGCAATACTATCATTGCCGACGACGAAGGCTGCACGGTGTTGCAGATCCCGAAGGCCGAGTTCGTGAAGTTCCTCGACAAGAACCCGAACATCATGGTGTACCTGTACAAGGTGGTTGCCGACAACCTTCGCGTGAAGAACCAGGCGTTTGACGAATTCCAGCGTCTCTCCCTTTTGGCGAGCGGCAAGGTGCTTCCGTTTATCGATTTTGCCCAGACAATGGAAAAGAGCCGCATCACCGGTACCGTGGTTTGTGAATCTCACGGCGAACGCGGTTTTGTGGCATTCCGTGAAGGCCGTATCTGCTGTGCCAAGTGTGGCAAACTGGCAGGTCCGGATGCCCTCGAGAAGATTCTCTCGTGGGGCGACGACTCGCTGTTCAAGTTGGACACCCACTTGATGCCCGAGGTGGTGAACATCAACCAGCAGGCCGATACGACGAGCCTCATCTTGGATGCTCTCAGAAATATTGATGAAAAACAAGGCGCCCAGAAAAAATAG
- the purM gene encoding phosphoribosylformylglycinamidine cyclo-ligase, translating into MNYADAGVSLARADEAMVGVKKSVRTTFNAGVLGDVGNFGGLFTLNHLGMKDPVLVSSVDGVGTKLKVDIEMGTHELPGQDIVNHCCDDILVQGARPLFFLDYVATGRLEPGVMDKLVAGMAKACRENDLVLIGGETAEMPGFYGPGDYDISGTIVGVVERENIIDGKKIKPGTIILGLPSTGLHTNGYSLARKVLFDVAGYKVDTLVDGMDKTIGEALATPHRSYYPSLIDLCNKKIIQGLAHITGSGYQGNIPRILPDNVDVIIDRTTWDPPMIFKLIQQAGSVEKDEMYNTFNMGMGMLVFIDPADKAEVVAHLEAKGEKWVQIGEVVAGTKQVKFRD; encoded by the coding sequence ATGAATTACGCAGACGCAGGAGTGTCCTTGGCCCGTGCCGACGAAGCAATGGTCGGTGTCAAGAAATCCGTACGTACCACCTTTAACGCAGGCGTCCTCGGCGACGTCGGCAATTTTGGCGGCCTCTTTACGCTGAATCACCTGGGCATGAAGGACCCCGTCCTCGTGAGCTCCGTGGATGGCGTGGGCACCAAGCTCAAGGTCGATATCGAAATGGGCACCCACGAACTGCCGGGCCAGGACATCGTGAACCACTGCTGTGACGACATCCTGGTGCAGGGCGCACGTCCGCTGTTCTTCTTGGACTACGTGGCTACCGGACGCCTGGAACCGGGCGTTATGGACAAGCTGGTTGCCGGTATGGCCAAGGCTTGCCGCGAAAACGACCTCGTTTTGATCGGTGGCGAAACGGCTGAAATGCCGGGCTTCTACGGTCCGGGCGACTACGATATTTCGGGCACCATCGTCGGCGTGGTGGAACGCGAAAACATCATCGACGGTAAGAAGATTAAGCCGGGTACCATCATCCTCGGTCTCCCTTCTACAGGTCTTCACACGAACGGCTATTCGCTTGCTCGTAAAGTGTTGTTCGATGTGGCGGGCTACAAGGTCGATACGCTGGTCGATGGCATGGACAAGACTATTGGCGAAGCGCTCGCGACGCCGCACAGGAGCTACTACCCGAGCCTCATCGACCTCTGCAACAAGAAGATTATCCAGGGCCTCGCCCACATCACGGGTTCGGGCTACCAGGGTAACATCCCGCGTATTCTCCCGGACAATGTGGACGTGATTATCGACCGCACCACGTGGGACCCGCCGATGATCTTCAAGCTCATCCAGCAGGCTGGCTCCGTGGAGAAGGACGAGATGTACAATACCTTCAACATGGGCATGGGCATGCTCGTGTTCATTGACCCCGCCGACAAGGCCGAAGTCGTTGCTCACCTCGAAGCCAAGGGCGAGAAGTGGGTGCAGATCGGCGAAGTCGTCGCCGGCACCAAGCAGGTGAAGTTCAGGGACTAA
- a CDS encoding glycosyl hydrolase family 5: protein MKRKLFKSMLAASAVAMVCACGDDSTLDKATDPVGNNPGTGVVDNPISSSEATPASSNAVPGSSGSVNPGSSGTVNPGSSANPNDPTSSAAVMLSSGSVIPGSSADVVPEISSSSVNTEPELDEKGFPTIDSYGPPPAEYTKDISATAPRGWNTRYWDACKPHCSWYAESENDKTRASMSSNEAYLSTFGTARNCNIHDVEVPTFTLGNVSKSWFGYEGTNSACTKVKEKGVFTCTDMAPIAVNDTLSYAYVAGTADSKCGKCYHLQYDGHFANEMENNPPKATHKALKGKHLVVMASNIGGDVAGGNDKLPAGQFDLMVPGGGVGAFDALSTQVNKGAGFNWGAGFGGFLTECQKNTNCGTEGSLDCYQTCVKDMCDAAFADAGLPNLLRGCHWFADWYMAADNPTYYIEEVECPQYLIDHYSSRINTTNETNIKKLEDWSTVKEGDVLDTLHCWKAGEAPPEEGWVNPSAGCDVK, encoded by the coding sequence ATGAAACGTAAACTGTTCAAGTCGATGCTTGCGGCCAGTGCGGTCGCCATGGTTTGCGCTTGCGGCGACGACTCTACTTTGGACAAGGCCACCGATCCGGTGGGCAATAACCCGGGTACGGGTGTGGTTGATAACCCGATTAGTTCGTCCGAGGCAACGCCTGCTTCGAGCAATGCGGTTCCGGGTTCCAGTGGTTCCGTGAATCCCGGCTCGAGCGGTACGGTGAATCCCGGTTCTTCGGCGAATCCGAACGACCCGACTTCTAGCGCCGCGGTGATGCTTTCAAGCGGCTCGGTGATTCCGGGCTCCAGTGCCGACGTGGTTCCCGAAATTTCCAGCAGCTCCGTGAATACGGAACCGGAACTCGACGAGAAAGGATTCCCGACTATTGACTCTTACGGCCCGCCTCCGGCCGAATATACCAAGGACATTAGCGCCACGGCCCCGCGCGGCTGGAATACCCGCTACTGGGACGCCTGCAAGCCGCACTGCTCCTGGTATGCGGAAAGCGAGAACGATAAGACTCGTGCAAGCATGTCTTCCAATGAGGCCTATCTTTCCACCTTTGGCACTGCACGTAACTGCAACATCCATGATGTGGAAGTCCCGACCTTTACCTTGGGCAACGTATCGAAGTCCTGGTTCGGTTACGAAGGCACGAACAGCGCTTGCACCAAGGTCAAGGAAAAAGGCGTGTTTACCTGCACGGATATGGCGCCGATTGCCGTGAACGATACACTTTCTTATGCATACGTTGCGGGCACTGCCGATAGCAAGTGCGGCAAGTGCTATCACTTGCAGTACGATGGCCACTTCGCGAACGAGATGGAAAACAACCCGCCCAAGGCGACCCATAAGGCACTTAAGGGTAAGCACCTGGTGGTGATGGCCTCCAATATCGGTGGGGATGTCGCTGGGGGTAACGACAAATTGCCTGCTGGCCAGTTCGACTTGATGGTGCCGGGTGGCGGCGTGGGCGCCTTCGATGCGCTCTCTACTCAGGTGAACAAGGGCGCTGGCTTTAACTGGGGTGCTGGTTTTGGCGGGTTCCTTACGGAATGCCAGAAAAACACCAACTGCGGCACCGAGGGCTCCCTGGATTGTTACCAGACCTGCGTTAAGGATATGTGCGATGCTGCTTTCGCTGACGCCGGGCTCCCGAACCTCTTGCGCGGTTGCCACTGGTTTGCCGACTGGTACATGGCTGCCGACAATCCGACCTACTACATCGAAGAAGTGGAATGCCCGCAGTACTTGATCGATCATTACTCGAGCCGAATCAACACCACTAACGAAACCAACATCAAGAAACTGGAAGACTGGTCAACGGTCAAGGAAGGCGACGTGCTCGACACGCTCCATTGCTGGAAGGCGGGCGAGGCTCCCCCGGAAGAGGGCTGGGTAAATCCGAGCGCCGGTTGCGATGTGAAATAA
- the murJ gene encoding murein biosynthesis integral membrane protein MurJ has translation MNKAAIIVAVSMLLSRVLGIFREMLLAHAAGVSLEKNALDLAFMIPDILNHVVSTGFLSIIFIPIFTGYKVAGDEKGGWKFFSNVLNTFGIALLILVVPAFIWMKELLQLLTVDGATPELIERATYYGRIILPGQVFIFVGSILVAVQHTRKQFLIPSLTGLIYNVAIVGGGAAGLALGKYTGTDFGLEGFAWGVPVGAFIGFFALQIFGARRGGVHYELLVQPTHPDIVRYFKMMLPMSLGVGSMFGLEFIIRSFGANFGTGGISSLNYAYRVMYTLVAVFGFSVSVTSYPDMARLVKEGNFVSLNQKIWKSLSRMFCILIPAVITVWALSFPAVRILFERGAFQRETTEAISEILRWYLPVSLGLCLQAVLVRSFYACERMWVPTLLNTGIFAATIPAYIVLGAPEVGLGIKSVPIIGATGAILQVLSMIFMWAKKNGTDGMKEALLNMFRALVAFGIMIAVAIGLDHVSGEFVRNASLVVLIVYACAAGIGLFTLTLIIQRYLGSKDAKDILNELLGKVLRKLHLAR, from the coding sequence ATGAACAAAGCCGCCATCATCGTTGCTGTATCCATGCTCCTGAGCCGCGTGCTCGGGATTTTCCGTGAAATGCTTTTGGCGCATGCGGCGGGCGTCTCGCTCGAAAAGAACGCTCTAGACCTCGCGTTCATGATTCCGGACATTCTGAACCATGTGGTGAGTACAGGATTCCTCTCGATTATCTTCATCCCGATTTTCACGGGCTACAAGGTGGCTGGCGACGAGAAGGGCGGATGGAAGTTCTTCAGCAACGTGCTGAACACGTTCGGCATCGCGCTTTTGATTCTCGTAGTGCCCGCGTTCATCTGGATGAAGGAACTTTTGCAGCTGTTGACGGTCGACGGCGCCACGCCGGAACTTATCGAGCGCGCCACGTACTATGGCCGCATCATCTTGCCCGGCCAGGTGTTCATCTTCGTGGGAAGTATCCTCGTGGCCGTGCAGCACACCCGCAAGCAGTTCCTTATTCCCTCGCTCACGGGCCTCATCTACAACGTGGCGATTGTCGGCGGCGGTGCGGCCGGGCTCGCGCTCGGTAAGTACACCGGCACGGACTTCGGCCTCGAAGGCTTCGCCTGGGGCGTGCCGGTGGGCGCCTTCATCGGGTTCTTCGCGCTCCAGATTTTCGGCGCACGGCGTGGCGGCGTGCATTACGAGCTGCTGGTACAGCCGACCCATCCCGATATCGTTCGCTACTTCAAGATGATGCTCCCGATGTCGCTTGGCGTGGGTTCCATGTTCGGGCTGGAATTCATCATCCGTAGTTTCGGCGCGAACTTCGGTACAGGCGGTATCTCGAGCCTCAACTACGCCTACCGCGTGATGTACACGCTGGTGGCGGTCTTCGGGTTCTCCGTAAGCGTCACGAGCTACCCCGACATGGCGCGCCTCGTAAAAGAAGGCAACTTCGTAAGCCTCAACCAGAAAATCTGGAAGAGCCTCTCGCGCATGTTCTGCATCTTGATTCCGGCGGTCATCACCGTGTGGGCGCTGAGCTTCCCCGCCGTGCGCATCCTCTTCGAGCGCGGCGCCTTCCAGCGCGAGACTACCGAAGCCATTTCCGAAATACTCCGCTGGTATTTGCCCGTAAGCCTTGGGCTCTGCCTGCAGGCGGTGCTCGTACGCAGCTTCTACGCCTGCGAACGCATGTGGGTGCCCACGCTCCTCAACACCGGCATCTTCGCCGCGACTATTCCCGCGTACATCGTGCTCGGCGCCCCCGAAGTGGGTCTCGGCATCAAGAGCGTACCCATCATCGGTGCCACGGGCGCCATCCTGCAAGTGCTCTCGATGATATTCATGTGGGCGAAGAAGAACGGCACCGACGGCATGAAGGAAGCGCTTCTCAACATGTTCCGTGCGCTCGTCGCCTTCGGAATCATGATTGCAGTAGCCATCGGGCTCGACCACGTTTCTGGCGAGTTCGTGCGCAACGCAAGCCTTGTCGTGCTGATTGTATACGCCTGCGCCGCGGGCATCGGGCTGTTTACGCTCACGCTGATTATCCAGCGCTACCTCGGCAGCAAAGATGCAAAGGATATCTTGAACGAATTGCTCGGAAAAGTTCTCCGCAAACTGCACCTCGCAAGATAA
- the ahcY gene encoding adenosylhomocysteinase, producing the protein MEYKIKDINLAIEGRKELDLAETEMPGLMALRKEYAGKKPLAGARIMGSLHMTVQTAILIETLVDLGADVRWVSCNIFSTQDNAAAAVVVGKKGTVENPQGVPVFAWKGETLEEYWENTARALVWPDGKTADLIVDDGGDATMLVTCGAEFEDAGKVPEFNPATDSEEWGVFLATCRKIFEKDPKQWTRAREALRGVSEETTTGVHRLYQMAQAGRLKFPAINVNDSVTKSKFDNLYGCRHSLIDGINRATDVMMAGKTAVVCGYGDVGKGCAQSLRGQGARVIITEIDPICALQAAMEGYEVKTLDEVVSMADIFVTTTGNTGIISAAQMSKMKHRAIVGNIGHFDNEIDMAGLKKIPGIKRNEIKPQYDEWIFPDGHSILVLAEGRLLNLGCATGHPSFVMSASFTNQTIAQIDLWLNAQGKQTVAGIKYESGVVYTLPKILDEKVARLHLEKLGVHLTRLTQAQADYIGVPVEGPYKADHYRY; encoded by the coding sequence ATGGAATACAAAATTAAGGATATCAACCTTGCGATTGAAGGCCGCAAGGAACTCGACCTCGCCGAAACCGAAATGCCGGGCCTCATGGCTCTCCGCAAAGAATATGCAGGCAAGAAGCCGCTCGCTGGCGCCCGCATCATGGGTAGCCTCCACATGACCGTGCAGACCGCCATTTTGATTGAAACGCTCGTGGACCTCGGTGCCGACGTGCGCTGGGTGAGCTGCAACATCTTCAGCACGCAGGACAACGCTGCCGCCGCCGTCGTGGTCGGCAAGAAGGGCACCGTGGAAAATCCGCAGGGCGTGCCCGTGTTCGCCTGGAAGGGCGAAACGCTTGAAGAATACTGGGAAAACACCGCCCGCGCCCTCGTGTGGCCCGACGGCAAGACCGCCGACCTCATCGTGGATGACGGTGGCGACGCTACCATGCTCGTGACCTGCGGCGCCGAATTCGAAGATGCCGGCAAGGTGCCCGAATTCAACCCCGCTACCGACAGCGAAGAATGGGGCGTGTTCCTCGCCACCTGCCGTAAGATTTTCGAGAAGGACCCGAAGCAGTGGACCCGCGCTCGCGAAGCTCTCCGCGGCGTTTCCGAAGAAACCACCACCGGCGTGCATCGCCTTTACCAGATGGCCCAGGCAGGCCGCCTCAAGTTCCCGGCAATCAACGTGAACGATTCCGTGACCAAGTCCAAGTTCGACAACCTCTACGGCTGCCGCCACTCCCTCATCGACGGCATCAACCGCGCCACCGACGTGATGATGGCAGGCAAGACTGCTGTGGTTTGCGGCTACGGCGACGTGGGTAAGGGTTGCGCACAGTCCCTGCGCGGTCAGGGCGCCCGCGTGATCATAACCGAAATCGACCCGATTTGCGCGCTCCAGGCCGCCATGGAAGGCTACGAAGTCAAGACCCTCGACGAAGTCGTGAGCATGGCCGACATCTTCGTGACCACCACCGGCAACACCGGCATCATCAGCGCCGCCCAGATGAGCAAGATGAAGCACCGCGCCATCGTGGGTAACATCGGCCACTTCGACAATGAAATCGACATGGCCGGCCTCAAGAAGATTCCGGGCATCAAGCGTAACGAAATCAAGCCGCAGTACGACGAATGGATTTTCCCCGACGGCCACAGCATCCTCGTGCTCGCCGAAGGCCGCTTGCTGAACCTCGGCTGCGCCACTGGTCACCCGAGCTTCGTGATGAGTGCAAGCTTCACGAACCAGACCATCGCACAGATCGACCTCTGGCTCAACGCACAGGGCAAGCAGACTGTCGCCGGCATCAAGTACGAAAGCGGCGTCGTCTATACGCTCCCGAAGATCCTCGACGAAAAGGTCGCACGCCTCCACCTCGAAAAACTCGGCGTCCACCTCACCCGCCTCACGCAGGCCCAGGCCGACTACATCGGCGTGCCGGTCGAAGGCCCGTACAAGGCGGATCACTATCGGTACTAA
- the trpA gene encoding tryptophan synthase subunit alpha has protein sequence MIMNAPIRLMSHLVAGFPDGETSIKVANALVKGGASILEIQLAFSDPSADGPAIQTASTIALENGYSTKKGFETIKKIHEQNPDVPIYVMTYGSLAFTPGVENFVKTAKEAGISGCIIPDLPFDCDEGLTAACEKYGLVNIPVAAPSMTKDRLEAMAAKKFPYIYAALRAGITGSETTIDQSTLDFLDTVGRHGSKILGGFGIRTGEQAKVLCKHVHAVVAGSVFVNILLNASKSPSAQGGNIDFAPAIDQIEAKAKELSGL, from the coding sequence ATGATTATGAACGCTCCTATCCGCTTAATGTCTCACCTGGTTGCCGGATTCCCCGACGGCGAGACCTCCATCAAAGTCGCAAACGCCCTCGTAAAGGGCGGCGCCTCCATCCTCGAAATCCAGCTTGCCTTCAGCGACCCGAGCGCCGACGGCCCCGCCATCCAGACGGCTTCGACCATCGCACTCGAAAACGGCTACTCCACCAAGAAGGGTTTCGAAACCATCAAGAAAATCCACGAGCAAAATCCAGATGTGCCCATCTACGTGATGACCTACGGAAGCCTAGCCTTCACTCCTGGCGTCGAGAACTTCGTGAAGACCGCAAAGGAAGCGGGAATCTCCGGCTGCATCATCCCGGATCTGCCTTTCGATTGCGACGAGGGCCTCACCGCCGCTTGCGAAAAGTACGGCCTCGTGAACATCCCGGTGGCAGCCCCATCCATGACCAAGGACCGATTAGAGGCCATGGCCGCCAAAAAGTTCCCGTACATCTACGCGGCACTCCGAGCGGGCATCACGGGCTCCGAGACCACCATCGACCAATCCACTCTCGACTTCCTCGACACAGTGGGCCGCCACGGCTCCAAAATTTTGGGCGGGTTCGGCATCCGCACGGGCGAGCAAGCCAAGGTGCTCTGCAAACACGTGCACGCGGTGGTCGCGGGTTCCGTATTCGTGAACATCCTCCTGAACGCGAGCAAAAGCCCGTCGGCCCAAGGCGGCAACATCGATTTTGCACCCGCCATCGACCAGATTGAGGCCAAAGCAAAAGAACTCTCGGGGTTGTAG